The Glycine soja cultivar W05 chromosome 3, ASM419377v2, whole genome shotgun sequence genome window below encodes:
- the LOC114407777 gene encoding eukaryotic translation initiation factor 1A yields the protein MPKNKGKGGKNRKRGKNEADDEKRELVFKEDGQEYAQVLRMLGNGRCEAMCIDGTKRLCHIRGKMHKKVWIAAGDIILVGLRDYQDDKADVILKYMPDEARLLKAYGELPDTTRLNEGIGAGLDEEDDATANDYIEFEDEDIDKI from the coding sequence ATGCCGAAGAACAAGGGAAAGGGAGGTAAGAACAGGAAGAGGGGAAAGAACGAGGCGGACGACGAGAAGCGGGAGCTGGTGTTCAAGGAGGACGGGCAGGAGTACGCGCAGGTGCTCCGGATGCTGGGGAACGGGCGGTGCGAGGCGATGTGCATCGACGGGACGAAGAGGCTCTGCCACATCCGCGGGAAGATGCACAAGAAGGTGTGGATCGCCGCCGGAGACATCATCCTGGTTGGACTCAGGGACTACCAGGACGACAAGGCTGACGTCATCCTCAAGTACATGCCCGACGAGGCCAGGCTCCTCAAGGCCTACGGCGAGCTCCCCGATACCACTCGCCTCAACGAGGGCATCGGCGCCGGCTTGGACGAGGAGGACGACGCCACCGCCAACGACTACATCGAGTTCGAGGATGAGGATATTGATAAAAT